In Theileria parva strain Muguga chromosome 4 map unlocalized ctg_529, whole genome shotgun sequence, one DNA window encodes the following:
- the DBP2 gene encoding DEAD/DEAH box helicase, with the protein MSDRATDSSYSYRAQGYGPSRNSSSYRPYVKSDKSFGRHSENHHDKYATKPYDKPMAHQPPTPYSQPPNGPGLRYPQDQRFPADPRYAQDSRYAPSGERYPEQRSPYSHSSYSGNRSYSSNPHDSGYGGRGYNHQGRPGHNSFGGSYGSENLGAGLQPVNWNQIELVKFEKNFYVEHPEVKAMTQQEADEIRRAKEITVVHGRDVPKPVVKFEYTSFPRYILSSIEAAGFKEPTPIQVQSWPIALSGRDMIGIAETGSGKTLAFLLPAIVHINAQALLRPGDGPIVLVLAPTRELAEQIKETALVFGRSSKLKTSVAYGGVPKRFQTIALRRGVEILIACPGRLIDFLESSVTNLRRVTYLVLDEADRMLDMGFEPQIRKIVGQIRPDRQTLMFSATWPKEVIALSRSLLSHEVVHVNIGSLDLTTCHNIEQNVFILEEREKRVKLKELLKKLMDGGKILIFSETKKGADTLTRELRLDGWPALCIHGDKKQEERTWVLNEFKSGKHPIMIATDVASRGLDVRDVKYVINYDFPGQIEDYVHRIGRTGRAGMKGSSYTFLTPDKFKSARELVKLMREANQEIPPELQKLANERSYGTEQRRWGGYGRPFSNSTNLVPLGGTPRSHNTYSNYYPRR; encoded by the exons atgtCAGATCGTGCTACTGACTCTTCATATTCTTATAGGGCACAGGGTTACGGACCATCCAGGAATTCTTCTTCATACAGGCCTTACGTTAAAAGTGACAAGTCATTTGGTCGGCATTCTGAGAACCATCACGATAAATACGCCACTAAACCTTACGATAAACCCATGGCTCATCAACCTCCAACGCCATACTCTCAACCACCAAACGGGCCAGGACTAAGATATCCCCAGGATCAAAGGTTTCCAGCGGATCCAAGATATGCTCAAGATTCCAGATATGCGCCATCAGGTGAAAGATATCCAGAACAGAGATCGCCTTATTCTCATTCTTCTTATAGTGGGAATAGATCTTATAGTTCAAACCCACATGATTCTGGCTACGGTGGTAGAGGATATAATCACCAGGGCAGACCCGGTCACAATAGTTTTGGAGGATCTTATGGTAGTGAGAACTTAGGAGCTGGATTACAACCTGTGAACTGGAACCAAATTGAGTTGGTCAAGTTTGAGAAGAATTTCTACGTGGAGCACCCTGAAGTTAAGGCCATGACACAACAAGAGGCTGATGAGATTAGAAGAGCGAAGGAGATAACCGTAGTTCATGGTAGAGATGTGCCTAAACCTGTGGTTAAATTTGAGTACACTTCGTTCCCGAGATATATTTTAAGCTCAATTGAAGCTGCCGGATTTAAAGAACCCACCCCAATCCAAGTTCAATCCTGGCCCATCGCTCTCAGCGGTCGTGACATGATCGGCATTGCAGAAACTG gATCTGGTAAGACGTTGGCATTTTTATTGCCGGCGATAGTGCATATAAATGCGCAGGCGTTATTGAGGCCGGGGGACGGTCCgatagtattagtattagcTCCTACGCGTGAGTTAGCGGAGCAAATTAAGGAGACTGCGCTGGTATTTGGTAGATCAAGTAAATTAAAGACAAGTGTAGCATACGGTGGTGTACCAAAGCGGTTTCAAACCATAGCGTTGAGGAGAGGTGTTGAGATTTTAATTGCCTGTCCCGGAAGATTAATCGACTTTCTAGAGTCGAGTGttacaaatttaagaaGAGTAACATATTTAGTGTTGGATGAAGCGGACAGGATGCTGGATATGGGATTTGAGCCTCAGATTAGGAAAATCGTAGGACAGATTAGACCAGACAGGCAGACTCTAATGTTCAGCGCAACTTGGCCTAAGGAAGTAATTGCACTTTCAAGATCGCTGCTGAGTCATGAAGTTGTTCATGTTAATATCGGATCACTAGACCTTACCACTTGCCATAACATTGAGCAGAACGTGTTTATCCTTGAGGAGAGAGAAAAACGCGTCAAACTCAAGGAACTACTAAAAAAACTAATGGACGGCGGAAAGATCTTAATCTTCTCAGAAACGAAGAAAGGAGCTGACACACTTACAAGAGAACTTAGACTAGATGGCTGGCCAGCACTTTGCATCCACGGGGATAAGAAACAGGAGGAAAGGACCTGGGTGCTCAACGAGTTTAAATCGGGAAAACACCCCATCATGATCGCCACCGACGTCGCCAGCAGAGGCCTTGACGTCCGTGACGTTAAATACGTTATCAACTATGATTTCCCCGGACAAATCGAAGATTACGTACATCGTATCGGGAGAACCGGACGCGCCGGAATGAAAG GAAGTTCGTATACGTTTTTAACTCCGGATAAGTTTAAGAGTGCGCGTGAGTTGGTGAAGTTGATGAGGGAGGCGAACCAGGAGATCCCTCCGGAATTACAGAAATTAGCAAACGAACGTTCATACGGAACAGAGCAAAGGCGTTGGGGCGGTTATGGAAGGCCGTTTTCAAATTCCACTAACCTCGTGCCACTTGGTGGAACGCCAAGAAGCCACAACACATACTCAAACTATTATCCAAGgagataa
- the pepA gene encoding cytosol aminopeptidase domain protein, producing MDVNEFPYTPFLGESVKFHFESADNVKPEDFNFPKGSLGVLHLAFASNKKPEGDESKDYSLQSLEYFPSSFYHKNSPLKQLATNNKFSASLGDKLESVGTRDDLEVLVEAVVGCGKKLELLTTDLATVANTLASVLTSNKLKHAALLLLDFTEEYVELLLTQLLFQLCPDNRFKKDNKHEFYLENLFVFNKHAKNLSHMQQRVKAFSESMDMAKQLTSAPPNYCNTVTVSEFFKKKLTSLGLKVKVLEYDDCKKLNMFCYLSVAQGSKFPPKFLHAVYKPEGEVKKRLAFVGKGLMFDSGGYNIKSSSSMIHYMKLDMAGFGTVFSAAYALAKLKPNNVELHFVGGLCENMLDANSYRPGDVVTASNGKTVEVLNTDAEGRVTLADSLYYAAQLNPDYLVDCATLTGAAMVALGVKCAAFYSNDEDLALLYENSARNAGELMWRMPLLKDYKDLLKSNIADYANVNFNGKCGSINGALFLKEFVDDKKWLHVDFAGPVFDFKNEKGTGFGVLTLLNFVLSLT from the exons ATGGATGTTAATGAATTTCCGTATACTCCTTTTCTTGGAGAATCCGTTAAATTTCACTTTGAAAGTGCTGATAACGTAAAGCCTGAGGACTTCAATTTTCCAAAGGGAAGTTTAGGGGTTTTACATCTGGCTTTTGCTTCTAATAAAAAGCCTGAAGGTGATGAGAGTAAGGATTACTCCTTACAATCACTTGAGTACTTTCCTTCATCATTTTATCACAAGAATTCTCCGCTTAAACAACTTGCCACTAACAACAAATTCTCCGCATCATTAGG TGACAAATTGGAGTCAGTTGGAACAAGAGATGATCTAGAGGTTTTAGTTGAAGCTGTAGTTGGATGTGGAAAGAAATTAGAACTACTGACAACAGACCTAGCAACAGTTGCAAATACCTTAGCCTCAGTTTTAACCTCAAATAAACTGAAACACGCGGCACTTTTGCTACTTGATTTTACTGAAGAATATGTTGAACTCCTTTTGACCCAACTGCTCTTTCAACTTTGCCCAGATAACAGGTTTAAAAAGGATAACAAACATGAGTTCTATTTGGAGAATCTCTTTGTATTTAACAAACACGCAAAGAATCTATCACACATGCAACAA AGGGTAAAGGCCTTTTCGGAATCCATGGATATGGCAAAACAGTTAACCTCAGCCCCTCCAAACTATTGTAACACAGTAACCGTTTCTGAATTTTTTAAGAAGAAATTAACCTCACTGGGTTTAAAAGTAAAAGTTCTTGAGTATGACGATTGCAAGAAGTTGAATATGTTCTGTTACTTATCAGTTGCACAGGGGAGCAAATTTCCTCCAAAATTCCTCCACGCAGTTTATAAACCCGAGGGAGAAGTTAAGAAAAGACTTGCATTCGTAGGAAAAGGCTTAATGTTCGATTCCGGAGGCTACAACATAAAG AGCTCCAGTAGTATGATCCATTATATGAAGCTGGATATGGCCGGATTTGGCACAGTTTTCTCAGCCGCTTATGCATTGGCAAAGTTGAAGCCGAATAACGTAGAACTTCACTTCGTTGGAGGTTTATGTGAAAACATGCTTGACGCTAACTCATACAGACCTGGCGATGTTGTCACCGCCTCAAATGGAAAAACTGTTGAA GTATTGAATACGGATGCTGAAGGAAGAGTAACACTGGCGGATTCGTTGTATTATGCAGCTCAACTTAATCCTGACTACCTTGTTGATTGCGCAACATTAACAGGCGCAGCCATGGTAGCTCTGG GCGTAAAGTGTGCAGCATTTTACTCCAATGACGAAGATCTAGCACTATTATACGAAAATTC GGCTAGAAACGCTGGTGAGTTGATGTGGAGAATGCCGTTGCTGAAGGACTATAAGGATTTGCTAAAGTCGAACATAGCCGACTATGCAAACGTTAACTTTAATGGAAAGTGCGGGTCAATAAACGGGGCTCTGTTCCTAAAAGAGTTTGTCGACGAT aaaaaatGGCTCCATGTCGACTTTGCGGGACCTGTATTCGATTTCAAGAATGAAAAGGGAACTGGATTTGGAGTTTTGACACTTCTCAATTTCGTCCTATCATTgacataa
- a CDS encoding Hyaluronan / mRNA binding family protein, with protein sequence MAANRVTYNVGTSNKFAAFYDDTDPEKLTRNSCAGSTKFFPASKGQIPEELYDVTVNSVQLNSHPVNTNTTPVVQMNSPSTVNSLNTVVSTVNSVSSVNANSAVSNAPVYTDDNIFDTRAKGRRPSRRFRGNPNGPRRFDRVSGTGRGRELKKQGEGGHNWGSVSKLSNEPLEDDQLNESLNNLTLNGNNNSKGGDTKVHKDEEKSKSKRDDKKKSDMMDYESYKLLQQSKRTNLPTFTVNDDVKVSTDQELQNDGYVKYVKKVEDNKLVEKVKVINSHANSNPLNVLPNHPSSFRDRKSSKPKQKLTKSGGRIRVKAPDLADLKLFPCLDLKS encoded by the exons ATGGCAGCCAATCGAGTAACTTACAACGTGGGAACTTCTAATAAATTCGCCGCTTTTTATGACGACACTGACCCTGAAAAGCTAACACGTAACTCCTGCGCAGGATCTACAAAATTCTTTCCAGCTTCCAAAG GTCAAATTCCTGAGGAACTGTACGACGTGACAGTAAATAGCGTTCAATTGAATAGTCACCCGGTGAATACAAATACTACTCCGGTAGTTCAAATGAACTCACCAAGCACCGTAAACAGCTTGAATACTGTGGTGAGCACTGTCAACAGTGTGAGTAGTGTGAACGCTAATAGTGCGGTGAGTAACGCTCCAGTGTATACGGATGATAACATATTTGATACCAGGGCTAAGGGTAGGAGGCCGAGTCGTCGTTTCCGTGGAAACCCTAACGGGCCACGTCGTTTTGATCGCGTTAGTGGCACTGGTCGCGGTCGCGAGCTCAAGAAACAGGGCGAGGGAGGACACAACTGGGGGAGTGTTTCAAAACTATCTAATGAACCCCTAGAAGACGATCAACTCAACGAGTCACTCAATAACCTCACTCTAAACGGTAATAACAATTCTAAAGGGGGTGACACAAAGGTGCATAAGGACGAGGAGAAATCCAAGTCTAAGAGAGACGATAAGAAGAAGAGTGACATGATGGATTATGAATCTTATAAGTTGTTGCAGCAATCGAAGAGGACGAACTTGCCAACGTTTACTGTGAATGATGACGTGAAGGTTTCAACCGACCAGGAGCTCCAGAACGACGGCTACGTGAAGTACGTCAAGAAGGTTGAGGACAACAAGTTGGTGGAGAAGGTCAAGGTCATCAACTCTCACGCGAACAGTAACCCACTCAACGTACTTCCCAACCACCCCTCCTCTTTCAGGGATCGAAAATCATCTAAACCTAAACAAAAACTCACCAAATCC ggaGGTAGAATCAGAGTAAAGGCGCCAGATTTGGCAGATTTAAAACTTTTTCCATGTCTCGACTTAAAGTCCTAA